The Episyrphus balteatus chromosome 4, idEpiBalt1.1, whole genome shotgun sequence genome includes a window with the following:
- the LOC129920120 gene encoding neuropeptide Y receptor type 5, with translation MAFNTIDSNEFRFDTSDENENSVKKNDFPSILESELTSLTPTQAIAFTIIVGFLCGLSIVGNVGALYANRKRKLRLFFRTCLISLAISDLIQTIFMSAGYLAQFAAPYVQVWCLGEAMCIFIPFVTTGAILAGSMTLVGIAMDRYFAVMSSVLGSWNPSRRFCIVSVTSIWALSYGIASPMYSAYSTYKVYILGSMAFEAEEDDPEIIGLTLVEMCVSEKKSNAYYYIVVLAIIFIPTLVAFVWLNSIIANKLWIRRRSIRTPPTLQQPQLGRPQAATPTTTSLSAALSLGRKPQDKLMEKAAHQQYEYDHPCHCKGGHKICSYSTLTVPTRSMVATTTTTITTTTTMKSLDRETPPNNNVKSNSNTAGGNSAKHISTREARHLRMFAIVLILMAVFIFFRLPAWVFLIMRMYGTYTRPVHWILHFSFGILTLTSCVLNPLLYTFLAETIQYTLFMKGKLCGLRRFFGNRVGANCERNSHCCNSNDDDDNNGNDDKMTHIQKQLQNVRKQNVNDNDNDDGSHDKHDDDDDDCCCCCKDEASNDGAKSTSKKSDDDSNAKVYTIIIPILQKEAM, from the exons ATGGCATTCAATACAATCGACTCAAATGAATTTCGGTTTGATACTTCTGATGAAAACGAGAATTCCGTAAAGAAAAACGATTTTCCAAGTATTTTGGAATCCGAGCTGACCAGTTTAACGCCAACGCAAGCAATTGCATTCACCATAATCGTCGGTTTTTTGTGTGGCTTATCGATTGTTGGAAATGTTGGAGCACTTTATgcaaatagaaaaagaaaattacgtTTGTTTTTTCGAACTTGCCTCATATCTTTGGCAATAAGTGATCTCATTCAAACGATATTCATGTCGGCCGGATATTTAGCACAATTCGCTGCACCATATGTCCAAGTTTGG tGTCTTGGCGAAGCAATGTGTATTTTTATTCCCTTTGTTACGACTGGAGCTATTTTAGCAGGAAGTATGACTCTAGTGGGTATCGCTATGGATAGATACTTTGCTGTTATGAGTTCGGTTCTTGGATCTTGGAATCCAAGTAGAAGATTTTGCATTGTGTCTGTGACTAGCATTTGGGCGTTGTCATATGGTATTGCAAGTCCAATGTATTCAGCATATTCAACATACAAAGTTTATATATTAGGATCGATGGCATTTGAAGCGGAAGAAGATGATCCTGAAATTATAGGACTAACACTGGTGGAAATGTGCGTTTCAGAGAAG AAATCAAATGCATACTATTACATCGTTGTCCTAGCCATCATTTTCATTCCAACGTTAGTTGCCTTCGTTTGGCTTAACTCAATCATTGCTAATAAATTATGGATCCGAAGACGTTCCATCCGTACGCCACCAACTCTACAGCAACCCCAACTGGGAAGACCTCAGGCTGCAACGCCAACAACAACCTCATTGTCTGCCGCTTTGAGTTTGGGTAGAAAGCCCCAAGATAAATTAATGGAAAAGGCAGCGCACCAACAATATGAATATGACCATCCTTGCCATTGCAAAGGGGGTCACAAGATTTGTTCCTATTCAACATTAACGGTGCCAACGCGGAGTATGGTGGCGACAACAActacaacaataacaacaactacGACCATGAAGTCGCTGGATAGGGAAACGCCGCCGAACAACAATGTGAAAAGCAATTCCAACACTGCTGGAGGCAACAGCGCGAAGCATATTAGTACCCGCGAAGCTCGCCACCTGCGAATGTTCGCTATTGTTCTGATCCTGATGGCTGTGTTCATCTTCTTCCGGTTGCCTGCCTGGGTGTTTCTCATTATGCGAATGTACGGTACCTATACGCGTCCAGTTCACTGGATTTTGCATTTCTCCTTTGGCATCCTAACCCTGACCAGCTGCGTCCTTAATCCACTTTTGTATACGTTCCTAGCTGAAACAATCCAATATACGTTGTTCATGAAAGGGAAACTTTGTGGTCTAAGGCGTTTCTTTGGGAATCGTGTTGGGGCGAATTGTGAAAGAAACAGCCACTGTTGCAAttccaacgacgacgacgacaacaatggaaatgacgacaaaatGACTCACATTCAGAAACAACTCCAAAATGTTAGAAAACAAAATGTcaacgacaacgacaacgacgacggcAGCCATGATaaacatgatgatgatgatgatgactgctgctgctgttgcaaaGACGAAGCGAGTAACGATGGCGCCAAAAGTACTTCAAAGAAAAGTGATGATGATTCTAACGCCAAAGTGTACACCATCATCATCCCCATTCTCCAGAAGGAGGCCATGTAA